In Setaria viridis chromosome 5, Setaria_viridis_v4.0, whole genome shotgun sequence, the genomic stretch TTTATGATCCCCACCTTAGTTTAATCATGGTTTAGTATCATATAACAGCTGTTTTGGTCATGTAATCATCTTGCTAATCACTGCTTAGCCATAACAGTTCGGTGTGAATCAGTTCCGTTAATTTTTCCTAAAAGAATTATGGGTAGCCATTTTGGATGATTTACTGATTTTTTATGGGTTTCATATTTTTGACTCATTATATCACTAACAGTGTTATGTGGCATAAACCACCATTAGATGGCAAAGACCATTGTTACGTCAAGGTGGGGATGATTAGTGCACCGACATAATTAGTTAAGGGATCGAATTGCACCAATTAAAACATGAaggatgaatgtcacactttcAAAATACCtaagggatgaaaaatacactttttcctttttgaacaGATTCATGGCATTCATTCATAATCTTTGTCTCTCACCAAATTTTATAGATTTTTCAGGCACAAAAAATAGGCCACACTGCATGTTTTTATTGTATAGAATGagtaataaaataaatacaatcCACCAGCTTGTAGGATTGGAAATTACCATGTTTACAAACCTCAGCTGCTTCTGAACTTCACTGGTCTTCAATTCCTACACCGGAATATAAAATTCATGAAACAAATAGCgttgatgaaaaaaaaattgacagtAACAATAGACCAACCAGAGGTTTCTTATACCACTAGAGGGTACGATACCAAAAGGATTCTGaggacaactacaaccactagGGCAGACTACCACTGATCAATCGTTTCTGATGgtacattaaaaaaaaagatctaaATGTTATTGGTTGAAGCAGAATCCTCACTACAGAAAACCCTCTTATTAGCAAGGTTAGAAAAGGCGCTAGGCGCTCTCTAGGCGGTGACCCACCGCCTAGAGCCTAGGCGTGCCTAGGCAGGACTAGGCGTTTCAAGGCGTTTTTCTAGGCAGtgccatatacatacatataccTTGCCATACACATCATATACctctaaaagaaaagaaaaacagggGACCAGTTGGCCTTGAGTCAAAAAGAAAGCACATCAAAGCAGCCCAACTATCCAACAGCCCACCTCCGCCCCTGCCTCCTCTGCGCCTGCCCCCGCCTCCTCTACCGccacccttcctcctccgcgcctgcccccgcctcctctaccgccacccttcctcctccgcgcctGCCCCTGCCTCCTCTACCGCCGCCctgcctcttcctcctccacgcaCCCGCCcctacctcctcctccacccggcccctgcctcctccctccgcacacccgccgctgcctcctcctcctctgccaccACGAGCCGCCTAGGGGACCGCCTACCCCCTAGGCGCCGCGGTACCTCGCCGCCCAGCACATAAGGCGCTTAGGCGACCGCGGAATTCCGCCCTTTCGAACATTGCTTATTAGTTCCACCCAGTCTCAACCAGAGAAAGAATTGCTCAAATATCTAAATTCCAGATATCCACTTAAGGAAAAAAAGTATTCCAATGACAAAAGGATGCATAGATTGTAGGTGTACACAAAATCATGCGGGCACACACTCATACACATATAATCACAAGAGTGTGTCGAATGAATCCATTATTTGAAGAAAATACTGTACCCATGGTTAAATAATTATTAAGTGGTAACAAAATCAGTTCTGGCTGTAGTTTCTTTTGCTACAGCTCTTCAATGTCCAACATATTTCAGCCATATTTAGGAAGGGATAAGGCACCCTGCTAGTCTGCTCGAACATCCTTTGTTTAAAGAAATAGAGTACCCTTTTAAAATTGTTTACAATTATACAAGCATACAGGTAACTTCCATGGGTTGAACAATAGTATGCAATACCATAAATCTGGCAATTGTATATAACTTAGAAGCCTCATATCAGTCATTCAAATCTTTATGcattttatcattttctttGTGGAACTCTATGTATAACTGATTTCATTGATAGGCCTTCAGAATAATAGAAATGTAAAATTGACAAAGAAAATTATTTTGGGTTCAAAAGTGATATAGTAAAATTTAAGGAACTAAAGACTATTGTGAACTAGCTGGATATaagaaacaaattaaaaaaactCGGAAAAATTGTCATAAAAGCATTATGACATGCTAGTCATGGTATCAAGGAAACAAGGTGCAAGAATTGTCATCAAGTGTATGGTTCAAATTAGGTTACATTACCACCCTGCAAATGCAGTTATTTAACTGAGGTAAAATGATTTACACTATTTTAGCAATTGTAACAAAATAAGTACAATATTACCTGCGGAACAGCACAATCAGCATGTGCTGGATCCCAAAGAAGACAACAAAAACATTCCCAATCATCTGTCTGTACAACATATAGGGGTGCCCTGCAGGATATTCCATGAGACAAAATATTTATGGTGTACCTTTATAAATGCATAAGATACAAGGGAAAGTAGAATTTATGTTGGCATAAAACTTCCATATGTTTCAGTCAACAATAACAAAATTTTAGTTTCCAGCAAGTTGGGAAATAGAACTAATGCTTTAttttgaaacccaacaagagccaccaACAAAAAGGGAAatgaaagagaaaagaaaaataaatataaataagGTATTAATAATAGTGATATagtaaaaataaaggaaaaaaaggaactcCCTCTGTCAAGGTGGATAAAGAGGAAAACACAGCAAAAAGGGATGCTCTATACAGAAAAGCAAGATCATCATTTAATTTTTCAGTTACATCAATAGCTTCACAACCAATACAATCAGGGGGAAACGGTCAAACTGCACTATGTATGATAAATTTGTTACATTTTAAAGAAGTTAGATTGCCACTGGTTCTTTTAATTTTACACAGGTGACACATATAACAGTTCGGATGGgcatttttttgaaattttctaGAGGGAGGTTCACAGTAACAGTTCGAAGCACTACCTAATGTGCAATCCCACCAAAAAATCAATATTTCATAGAGATGTTATTTTTATATCCCACGTCTGGCCATTAATAGACCAAACTTAACcagctaagagcaactccagcaaagCCCCTACTCAGGCCTCTACTCAAAAAGTAGGGATTGAGGGCAAAAAAACCCACCCCAGTAGGGTCCCTACTCAGGCACCCAAATTCCCTCTTCCGGCCCCTTCTCCCACAGGTCCATAGGGAGGCCCCTACTCAGTGGTTTCGTTCGTTGACTATGAGCGTCTCCCCACTTCCACTTTGCCACACAGGCAgcctcgccaccaccgccggcttcCTTGCCGAAAAACACCACATCCAGTGCTCCTCCGCCCTCCCCACTATCTGCAAGTGCGCGTACAAACGCCCACAGCCGCGCCGCTCGACCACATCACGCGCTGCCCATCCACCTACCCCTGCTAGGCGCCGCATAAGATCTAACCGGCGGCGGTGCAAATCGGCACGGGTGGACACCAAATCCGGCCGCAGCCAGTACAGATCGGCACGTGCGTGGTCAGCTCCAGCGAGTTTGTCGCCAGGCCTCCTCTCGTACGGCTACTCTTATTCGCACAGGCAGTCAATAGGGATTGGACAACAGTGTTGGGGCTCGCGAGGCAGCAGGTCAACGGCGCGAGGCTTGGCAAGCTGGCATTCACATAGCCTGGCAACAGCTGCGCTCGTGCAGACAAGCGGCACCAGGGGCGAGGCAAGTGCAACCTGCAGCCCACAAGCTTGCCGCCAGGCAGGGTGAGCACCTAGCCACCATTTCATCTACACAGCAGCAAGACGAATCAACAGTCCAATTCCAATTTGTTTGAGGTATACAAATGCAATTATCGATCTTCAATCTCTCTCGTATGTGCAGATTTTTAATTTGTTTAAGGTAATAAGCAATAGTGTTGGCCTGATGGGTAAGATCTGAGCATTCACAAGACAAGTTCTGGTAGTTCAGACTTGTATTGCGTCTTTACTTGTTGTGCTCTGAATTTCACTAGGGAATAACCTGTTACTCTAGATGGATATGCAATTTCAGAAGATAGCTGACCATTCCTGCAGAAAGAAGACTAAGAAGACTGAGAAACAATGTTTTCCTGTAATTTTTTAGAGAATTGTGAAGATGGTCTTCTCCGACGATGATGACCTCATAGCTCAATGGTGGGAGGATGATGATGGATGTGTCCGAGGCCAAATCCGACCATGATGAAAATTTTGCTGTAGTTTGATCCTAATTTGTCGTGCACCATGTTGTGACATGAACTATGTGGTGTGATGGACAATTTCTTTATACCTATGGTTTTATGTTCGAAAAAattgaatttgaatttcaatTGTCATCTTTGAAATCACAAATTTAAATATGGTTTATTTGTATGCATTACAAatattttgtttgaattgttgTTGTGTGAATTGAAGATTATACATAGAGCATGTatgaaaatagaaaagaaaaatgagtaGGAGTCGAGAAGTAGGGGATATTGCTGGAGCTGTGTGCAAAAAGCAGGCCCCAGAAAAGTAAGGAGAGCCCCTCAGGAAGTAGGGGTCTTGAAGTAGGGGCTactgctggagttgctctaaccaTGTTTTGACCAGTTTCTGCCCAATCCCAGATGGGAACCACTACTAGCCACATTGTAACATGATGGGAAAGAAAAGTTTTAAAGCTTCCAACGAAATAGCTGACCAAAACATCACTCGGGGGAAGTGCTGTTGAAAGTGTAACTCAATTTTGCATTAAAATTAGCTTTCATTAAGTTGTGAAATTCTTTTCTAATGACAAAATAAATACTAACAAGACAAATATATACCTAGAAACTTTTTTtatcgaacacgcaggagagctgcgtatctttataTTAAGAGAGAAAGAAGGGGAAAGATCCCCGTACAAAACAGACTCATTTCCTCACAAAGGAGGAAATAAGGCTGCTGCAGCATCCCACAGACCTAAACTAAGAAACTCTCACTTGACCCTCCCCTTGACCCTGAAATAAATCCTGAATTTTTTTAGCACCGGCAAGGCCCCAAAGCCTCAACTCTTCTTTAAAGAAACTTAAAAACAGAAAATTGCATTACCTTCTCCATTTGCCACAGACAACTTGCTTGTCGGAGTCTCCTGGGTTCAAAGTCTCACGGCATTGTATCCAATTACCAATGGAAGATTGGCTTTGATTACTCGTTTTGCACAActatgcaaagaaaaaaaaacacggtTAAGAAACTTTGTATAGGGAACACTACTAATACAAAGGTAGAAGCTTACATTAAAATTGGTTAGTTCAGCGGGGTCAAATTCAGAGGGCTCATCAAAATAACCATCACTGCTGcacaaaaaattaaaaacataatCATGAGTGTTGCAAATTTAAGAAATGGTCCAGGGCCAATTATTGTATGACAACAAAACAACATAACACATGATATCTAAATACAATTTATACATGTCATGGACGGCACGGGCCCATGCAGTGAGCAGGCCCAGACCACTGCTGTAAATAGTACCTTGCAGTTACTTTATAAGGACTTACGTGTTAAATGATCTGATCGATCAGTAATGATTAAACACCCACTACTGGCTACTAGTCAGAAATTCCACATACTTCGTAAATATGGAAAGGTAGAAAAGGCGCAGAAGAAGAGACAGCAGGTAAAGTTCCAATAATAAAACACTCATCATATCTTCTAAAATGGAAAGTAAGACTGTTCCTTTTGAGAGAATGGTCAATTAGCTATCAGATAGAATAGATAACTAAGGTGGTTTGGAAATacaaataatttaaaataataaattgTAATTTATTTGATTTAGCTATGTACGTATCCAATGCGAAGACCAGGAAGAGCATATCAACAAAATCATACCTAAATTTCAAGATGATGTTTCTTGAACAAGAAATTAGATCATAGCAATCAAAAACAGTAAAAAAGGTGTAACAAATGTTTCTCCACGAAATTAGCAACCTTCGGAAACTGAAATTTGATATACCAAAAATTACATGACCTAATGCAATGATATGCAGTTCTCTtgcatattcgagaaaaaaTTCATAATTAATGCAAATGTTGGAACTAATGCCTTGCATAAATAAGCACACCTCGAAGTTGAACCAGACCATTCTGGTACTTCTGCTTGAAAATCTCTACCAATTCGAACCCCAGTAACATATGGTTCAGCATCCTTCAGCATGTAATCTATATGACTCATGCCATGAGGCCTTTGGTTAGTATTCCTGGAAGGCAGGACCTTGCCCTCTGAGAGTTTGCCGTAAACACTCTTAGGTTTCTTACACAAGCATGGCGCACAGTACCATTCATCAGTTGGTAGTTCCTTAATAGGAGGGGCGCAACAAGACAGATGAAATGCTGCTTCACAAGAATCACATATCAGCATCTTTAATGAATGCTCCAAGCAGCCACAAGTATTGCATGCCAACATTGGGTTGGCATCACTATCAGTGAAATCATCTTTTATTCTTGCTCTTGATTCAGTTATAAGTCCATCTTTTTTCAGTATGGCAATGCAAAGATCCCTTGGTGACATATGCTCAGTAATTGGTTCTGTAGGGCTGATATTTGAGGACGAACATTCAGCAGCATCCTTTTTGTCTAGAACCATGGAAGATGGTGACATACTTGAAACCAAGCTTCTACCATTCGTAGCAGAATTTGGCTCCAATGAAACCTCGGTAGCCTCTTCACAATCTAGGATAGGACCTGTCGTGTTGGCTGTTGAATTGAAAGGCATTGCTTCTGAGGAGACAACCGGTAGCACTAATGACGAGTGGTCATCAGACGTTGCACAATTTTGAGTCATCGTTTCTTTAGCCTCTTCATATGTTGTAAGAGAATTTGAATCCTTGTCCATCTTCCGCCTTTTATAAAcattgccatccttcttctgtGCAGATAGGGAGCACATTGTGTTGGCAGTTGGTAAATCAAAACAGCTTTTGGGCAAAGGGACTTTTTCTGTTAAGGTTGATTTGCACTCTCCATTTTCATGTGAAGATAGTTCTCTGTAGCTATTTGAAGAGCATTCGCTCCATTTTGGAGTCATCTGTTACAGCACATATGACAGCATGCAACAAACTGTTTAGAACCAAAACAAATCAATACTGGAATAAGAATGTAAACTCATACTGAACAACTCATCTACTCACGAGTTATAAGATCATACCTATCTGTTGCAGAATATTGCTTAATGAGATTCAAACATAATTAAGTAATCCAATCATCCAAATTCTATGAACAAGTTCCTGGAAGGTGGATAATgaattagaaaaattagaattaGAAAAATTAAGATCTCGGtctgcaaaaaaataaaaaaaccaatATCACTAAAGAGCATGCTATAAGGTTTCTGTCATGCAACCTAATTCTTCACAGTTTTCAGAATTGTACCAATTTTCtgaaacagtgcaatgaaacacAAACGAAACGATTATAATCCACAAGCTGACAGGCTTTTATCATTTAAGAGCTTTGCTGAAATTTCAAAACAATCCTATTATATAATAACACAAGCTGCACATTATCAAATGACAACCAAGAAGCCCGGGTACAGAATAAACAGATTTTTCCTGCGCATTTCGAGGAAAAAATGAATAAACACATTCATCCTCACAACAAATAACGAGTCTTAGTGTAAGACCAGGCAATGGGTCGTCACTGCAGGCAAGCAATACTGGAGAAAGATAGGAATTCCAACATTTCAACTCGAAATATCCAGGGGTTCAGTTCATCACCAGaaaataatgaaatcaactatataGAACCAGGTTACACGACAAAGGAGGGATAGCAGTGCAAAACCACTTTTACCCTCAACCTCAACtcatagatatatatatatatattcctcCTATCCTTCAGTTTTGATCCGAATTGCAGGCATCACCAGAGAAATAGCAATAGATCTGTCAAAAAGAGTGAACATTGCTGAGGCATAAATTGGTCCTAGGTTTAGAATTAAAATACGTATGACAAACAAATCTCAGATTCAATAAGTTTAGTAAAGCATATGCCTGTAATCGATCTATAATCAGAGAAGAGAGGAGGTAGTGCTAGAGGATCATGTATCATGTAGGGATAAGAGGAGGCAGGGACACAATGGGGTAAACAGGGGCTGGGAGGGTAGATTACGGATGGCGTAGGAGATGAGGGAAGAAGAGGATTGTGGCAAACTTATTAAGGAGGTAGGGGAGGTAAGGAGACCCTCCCCCCATACCACCTAGGCAATTATGGTGTGAGGTGAGGCGGCACCATAcacaaataaattaaattagtaTTTTAAAAGCAAAGATATAAATATCAGCCAGAAAAGGAGAAATAGCAATATAAATGGGCCATTACCAATCTGGCAATCAGTCAATTAGACAAGTAAAAGCTC encodes the following:
- the LOC117856803 gene encoding uncharacterized protein isoform X2, whose translation is MTPKWSECSSNSYRELSSHENGECKSTLTEKVPLPKSCFDLPTANTMCSLSAQKKDGNVYKRRKMDKDSNSLTTYEEAKETMTQNCATSDDHSSLVLPVVSSEAMPFNSTANTTGPILDCEEATEVSLEPNSATNGRSLVSSMSPSSMVLDKKDAAECSSSNISPTEPITEHMSPRDLCIAILKKDGLITESRARIKDDFTDSDANPMLACNTCGCLEHSLKMLICDSCEAAFHLSCCAPPIKELPTDEWYCAPCLCKKPKSVYGKLSEGKVLPSRNTNQRPHGMSHIDYMLKDAEPYVTGVRIGRDFQAEVPEWSGSTSSDGYFDEPSEFDPAELTNFNLCKTSNQSQSSIGNWIQCRETLNPGDSDKQVVCGKWRRAPLYVVQTDDWECFCCLLWDPAHADCAVPQELKTSEVQKQLRFVNMVKKQLVDQNQNPA
- the LOC117856803 gene encoding uncharacterized protein isoform X1 gives rise to the protein MTPKWSECSSNSYRELSSHENGECKSTLTEKVPLPKSCFDLPTANTMCSLSAQKKDGNVYKRRKMDKDSNSLTTYEEAKETMTQNCATSDDHSSLVLPVVSSEAMPFNSTANTTGPILDCEEATEVSLEPNSATNGRSLVSSMSPSSMVLDKKDAAECSSSNISPTEPITEHMSPRDLCIAILKKDGLITESRARIKDDFTDSDANPMLACNTCGCLEHSLKMLICDSCEAAFHLSCCAPPIKELPTDEWYCAPCLCKKPKSVYGKLSEGKVLPSRNTNQRPHGMSHIDYMLKDAEPYVTGVRIGRDFQAEVPEWSGSTSSSDGYFDEPSEFDPAELTNFNLCKTSNQSQSSIGNWIQCRETLNPGDSDKQVVCGKWRRAPLYVVQTDDWECFCCLLWDPAHADCAVPQELKTSEVQKQLRFVNMVKKQLVDQNQNPA